The following proteins are co-located in the Chloroflexota bacterium genome:
- a CDS encoding AAA family ATPase, which yields MSGWRCFADAIRVGQFQEGLNVIYAPNATGKSTLFEAMRRGLLDGHRVGGKEVEVIRPWGRSLAPTVMVEFSHGGQDYRITKQFLDSPRSKLERKENGRFAGLAESSKADEVVRAMLCKSAPGRGLSRRENSGLAQVLWVPQGRLALEALSGDLLADVRTSLGAQVTGPAASPIERKVEEAYLQIHTPTGKYKTGKDAPAVVQLRERLQAAIADHAEATTRQREYEEAARRVEDLRARRTQARYYADAISKELKESRSRSDSFQRLTSERSQRDERVKAEEAKHSELKERIQGIAAARRELKEAVESLRKIEGDLPLQQRELLNREKEASEAKSALEDVRKERPTIDAARALAEQARQSVDNTRALADLDGLLQKIIAAQEALDRRKKERAELVAPDDKTLRAIRKAMKKRDEAQLRIDASLITLEVVPEKSGKLVIVAGEEPGEVKLSAGIPTRVTGSPEVVADLPGVSRIRASGPAGSVEEHRAGRAEAERELKRLTEPFRTLDIESLEALLEKSRGLDKKIDAAETQIETWLSGRSVEQIQRQRSEVQAVQAKMGEDHPDWQGKTPDPLALKAAAEDTSASFESRIDKTEARRDAAQSALLDASRRKDQLSSQAEAVKKMMGSLEARLADLNSDGKSDEDRTEHLKKVTLSWDAARLKLDEIAGKLSEFKDNPVDTVVRLEKQLQAAEEAANKARDDEKTEEGKLQTLSAQGTYSLLAAAEERVAALQAEVAAEELRAGAIRLLRDMLGECRAQAVAAVAGPVEAVATQIFQRIAGGRLGHLKLGDSFEPANVVSEISGDAVSLDSVSGGEREQIHLATRLALAEVLAKEERQMVVLDDVMTFTDAGRMARVMAILEEAAQHLQIVILTCHPERYRGLRGAQFIDLEAKVRGESEASE from the coding sequence GTGTCCGGCTGGCGCTGTTTTGCAGATGCCATCCGTGTGGGACAATTTCAAGAGGGCCTGAACGTGATCTATGCTCCCAATGCTACGGGGAAGTCCACACTCTTTGAGGCCATGCGTCGTGGTCTTCTGGATGGGCACCGAGTAGGCGGGAAGGAGGTCGAGGTCATACGGCCTTGGGGCCGTTCCCTGGCTCCCACGGTCATGGTTGAGTTCAGCCACGGTGGCCAAGATTATCGGATCACCAAGCAATTCCTGGACAGTCCACGCTCGAAGCTTGAGAGAAAGGAAAATGGGCGCTTCGCCGGCCTGGCCGAATCAAGCAAAGCCGACGAGGTAGTTCGGGCCATGCTCTGCAAGAGCGCACCAGGACGGGGACTATCCAGGCGGGAGAACAGCGGACTGGCGCAGGTTCTCTGGGTACCTCAGGGCAGACTCGCACTGGAAGCGCTTTCCGGCGACCTTCTGGCTGACGTCAGAACTTCACTTGGAGCACAGGTCACTGGACCGGCCGCCAGCCCTATAGAACGAAAGGTGGAAGAAGCTTACCTTCAGATACATACGCCCACCGGCAAGTACAAGACTGGCAAGGATGCCCCGGCTGTGGTGCAACTGAGGGAGAGACTCCAAGCGGCTATTGCCGATCATGCTGAAGCCACAACCCGGCAGCGCGAATACGAAGAGGCGGCCAGGCGGGTGGAGGACTTGCGAGCCAGGCGAACACAAGCGAGATATTATGCGGACGCCATCAGCAAGGAACTCAAGGAGTCTCGATCCAGATCTGACTCTTTCCAGAGACTGACGTCCGAGAGGAGCCAAAGGGATGAACGCGTCAAGGCGGAGGAGGCGAAGCACAGCGAGCTGAAAGAGCGCATCCAAGGTATCGCGGCAGCCAGAAGAGAACTCAAAGAGGCTGTAGAGTCTCTTCGCAAGATTGAAGGCGACCTGCCATTGCAGCAGCGCGAATTGCTGAACCGGGAGAAAGAAGCTTCGGAGGCTAAGTCGGCTCTCGAAGATGTGCGGAAGGAACGCCCGACGATCGATGCTGCCCGAGCGCTGGCAGAACAGGCCAGGCAATCCGTAGACAACACCAGGGCACTGGCGGATCTGGATGGACTTCTCCAGAAGATCATCGCTGCTCAGGAAGCTCTGGACAGGCGCAAGAAGGAGCGTGCTGAGCTGGTAGCACCGGATGACAAAACACTGCGAGCTATCCGCAAGGCGATGAAGAAGCGGGATGAGGCGCAACTTCGCATTGATGCATCCTTGATAACCCTAGAGGTGGTCCCGGAGAAGAGCGGGAAGCTGGTCATCGTTGCCGGAGAAGAGCCCGGCGAAGTGAAGCTGAGTGCAGGGATCCCGACACGAGTCACCGGTTCGCCGGAAGTGGTGGCTGACCTGCCTGGCGTGTCCAGGATCAGAGCCTCCGGGCCTGCCGGGTCGGTTGAGGAGCATCGCGCCGGGCGGGCTGAGGCTGAACGCGAGCTGAAGAGACTGACAGAACCATTCAGGACGTTGGACATTGAGTCATTGGAGGCCCTGCTGGAGAAGAGCCGTGGTCTCGATAAGAAGATAGATGCGGCCGAAACCCAGATTGAAACATGGCTGTCAGGCCGCAGTGTGGAGCAAATCCAGCGGCAACGATCTGAGGTTCAGGCTGTCCAGGCCAAGATGGGCGAGGATCATCCCGACTGGCAGGGCAAGACACCTGACCCCTTGGCCCTCAAGGCTGCTGCAGAGGATACCAGCGCTTCCTTCGAATCCAGGATAGACAAGACGGAAGCTCGCAGGGATGCGGCACAGTCCGCTTTGCTTGATGCCAGCAGGAGGAAGGATCAACTGAGTTCGCAAGCCGAAGCTGTCAAGAAGATGATGGGGTCCCTGGAAGCCCGGCTGGCCGATCTCAACAGTGATGGGAAGTCGGATGAGGACCGAACCGAACATCTGAAGAAGGTCACGCTCTCGTGGGACGCCGCCCGGCTGAAGTTGGATGAGATTGCGGGCAAACTCTCGGAGTTCAAGGACAACCCGGTGGACACGGTGGTCCGGCTGGAGAAGCAGCTTCAGGCGGCGGAAGAGGCTGCCAACAAAGCTCGCGACGATGAAAAGACAGAAGAGGGAAAGCTTCAGACCCTCAGTGCCCAGGGCACCTACTCATTGCTGGCTGCAGCGGAGGAGAGAGTGGCGGCTCTGCAGGCTGAGGTCGCCGCCGAGGAACTGCGCGCCGGAGCTATTCGCCTGCTGCGTGACATGCTGGGCGAATGCCGGGCCCAAGCCGTGGCTGCCGTTGCCGGACCCGTGGAGGCCGTGGCCACGCAGATATTCCAGCGGATCGCGGGCGGAAGGCTGGGCCATCTCAAGCTGGGCGATTCTTTTGAACCGGCCAACGTTGTTTCGGAGATCAGCGGGGATGCGGTCTCTCTGGACAGCGTTTCCGGCGGCGAGCGGGAGCAGATTCATCTGGCCACTCGCTTGGCCTTGGCCGAAGTGCTGGCCAAGGAAGAACGTCAGATGGTGGTTCTCGACGATGTCATGACTTTCACCGATGCCGGGCGAATGGCGCGGGTGATGGCCATCCTGGAAGAGGCAGCCCAGCACCTGCAGATTGTTATTCTCACTTGCCATCCGGAGAGGTATCGGGGGTTGAGAGGGGCGCAATTCATTGATCTGGAAGCCAAGGTTCGTGGCGAATCGGAGGCATCAGAATGA